A region of Chitinophaga horti DNA encodes the following proteins:
- a CDS encoding SusC/RagA family TonB-linked outer membrane protein, with protein MMDRFKPKHLIQHILMLLALSCVNVVLAQQKDTRSITVTGRRITIQKVFDAIKAQTGYTLQFDRGDIDVTRKVNMSARNKPISYVVQEALGPVYDVEVSGDYLLIVKKPPALVASARPANGAPISIYGSIVGEDGNPVIGATIMVKGHTARTIADEHGRFTLTGIPAGSKLTISCIGFKQREVVVARTGSSTIRLELDIRNIDAVEVISTGYQFVQLGKTTGSISKVNNTLFNRPMSTDVLSRLEGTVPGLVFNRYLGKNRPNDMSVRGVSTIGTTDGADAQPLIVVDKFPYDGNLDNINPNDVESITILKDAASSSIWGARAGNGVIVITTKKGEYNRKLNVSFNSNVLVGGKPDLFYAPQFSSDEYIELERTLFKNGYYNSTLNNTRNRPVVSPVVELLAAVRAGRLDAAEAEAKIAKLKTYDVRRDYKKYLFQPSLNQQYALSAGGGNDRLNYYFSAGYDLNRSNQVGDALERMSFRGVTNAKLTKKLSLETRITFTETDTRNNALDAPLGTTTSAVVTPGGKTLYPYARLADEDGNPLPTPMLYRSSFLDTVGAGKILDWKYRPLDELRLNNNTTKLNDVVLYLGARYAFNNSLNFDLMYQFEKATSRSRERHDLESFFTRTLINLATPTGGETSKSVTPWGDILDYRNEKLYAHNARAQLNYSRNFFSKHQVDFLLGGEVREKRTGFNIGRLYGYNDVGPDFSVERPDVSVPSYYLLQGNSYRLPDRVGGQSRVTRFVSAYLNGSYNYDSTYILTGSLRRDASNVFGVSANSKWEPLWSLGLGWIVSNEKFFNVPWISTLKLRIANGRSGNANTDIAGIVTIEDAATNPLSGLPAVRIKDVPNPDLSWEVVRTSNVGVDFAIRNNRISGSAEYYVKKSEDLIISAPMNYTTGFSLLPRNSAAFDANGLDIGVNVLAIKKPFEWATALTFTYNETKLTEYDKTVKNNSSYIGVGSLNPQDDQIIYGIVSYKWAGLDPVTGDPRGYLDGVPSNNYVAMGASKDRTNLVFHGTARPRMFGNVRNTFSYKKLSLSINITYELKYFFRNPYLLNYNALFELWNQVGYNDYLNRWNRPGDELKTNAPSMIYPANGFRDNFYSTSSVNIERGDHIRLKDIVLDYSLNTPSFRRAGYGISLKAYATNLGIIWKQTSLKIDPSYGVPLPFIVGGGIKINMQK; from the coding sequence ATGATGGACCGTTTCAAACCAAAGCACCTGATACAGCATATCCTTATGCTGCTGGCGCTGTCGTGCGTAAACGTCGTCCTCGCCCAACAAAAAGATACGAGGTCTATTACCGTAACAGGCCGCCGTATCACCATCCAGAAGGTTTTCGATGCCATTAAAGCACAAACGGGCTACACACTGCAGTTCGATCGTGGCGATATCGACGTTACCCGCAAAGTAAATATGAGCGCCCGCAATAAACCGATATCGTACGTGGTGCAGGAAGCACTCGGCCCTGTCTATGACGTGGAGGTTAGCGGCGATTACCTGCTCATCGTCAAAAAGCCACCCGCTTTAGTCGCCTCTGCAAGGCCCGCCAATGGAGCGCCGATCTCGATATACGGCAGTATTGTCGGAGAGGACGGAAACCCGGTGATCGGCGCTACGATCATGGTGAAAGGTCATACCGCCCGCACCATTGCCGATGAGCACGGACGATTTACGCTTACAGGTATTCCGGCCGGATCGAAACTGACCATCAGTTGTATCGGGTTCAAACAGCGTGAGGTGGTCGTTGCCAGAACAGGCAGTTCAACTATTCGCCTCGAACTCGACATCCGCAACATCGATGCCGTAGAGGTTATAAGCACAGGCTACCAGTTCGTACAACTGGGCAAAACTACCGGCTCTATCTCCAAAGTAAATAATACGCTGTTCAACCGCCCTATGTCCACCGACGTACTCAGCCGCCTCGAAGGCACAGTACCAGGGCTCGTATTTAACAGGTATCTCGGCAAAAACAGGCCCAACGATATGAGCGTAAGGGGCGTCAGTACGATCGGTACCACCGACGGTGCCGATGCGCAGCCGCTTATCGTCGTTGATAAATTTCCATATGATGGCAACCTGGACAATATCAATCCAAATGATGTGGAGAGTATTACCATCCTGAAGGATGCCGCATCATCATCAATCTGGGGTGCCCGCGCCGGTAATGGTGTAATCGTAATTACAACAAAGAAAGGTGAATACAACAGGAAGCTCAACGTATCCTTCAACTCGAACGTACTGGTGGGAGGGAAGCCCGACCTGTTCTACGCCCCGCAATTCAGTTCGGACGAATACATCGAACTGGAACGCACACTTTTTAAGAACGGTTATTATAACTCAACACTGAACAACACCCGCAACCGGCCAGTCGTATCGCCCGTAGTGGAACTGCTTGCCGCTGTGCGCGCAGGCAGACTTGATGCTGCTGAAGCCGAGGCGAAGATCGCGAAGTTGAAGACTTATGATGTTCGCCGGGATTATAAGAAGTACCTGTTTCAACCTTCCCTTAACCAGCAATATGCGCTATCTGCGGGTGGCGGCAACGACCGGCTCAATTATTATTTCTCTGCCGGTTACGATCTGAATCGCAGCAACCAGGTAGGCGATGCTCTGGAGCGTATGAGCTTCCGGGGTGTAACGAATGCGAAGCTGACGAAGAAACTGTCGCTGGAAACACGCATAACATTTACCGAAACCGATACCAGGAACAACGCATTGGACGCTCCACTGGGCACAACCACATCGGCTGTAGTTACCCCTGGCGGTAAAACGCTCTATCCTTATGCCCGCCTCGCAGATGAAGATGGTAATCCTCTTCCGACGCCTATGCTGTATCGCAGCAGCTTCCTGGATACCGTTGGCGCTGGTAAGATATTAGACTGGAAATACCGCCCGTTAGATGAGTTGCGTTTGAACAATAATACCACGAAGCTGAATGATGTAGTGCTGTATCTAGGTGCCCGCTATGCTTTCAACAACTCGCTGAACTTTGACCTGATGTACCAGTTCGAGAAAGCCACTTCCCGTAGCAGGGAACGCCACGACCTGGAAAGCTTTTTCACCCGAACGCTCATCAACCTCGCAACACCCACCGGTGGGGAAACCAGTAAATCCGTCACCCCCTGGGGCGATATCCTCGACTACCGGAACGAAAAACTCTATGCCCATAATGCCCGGGCCCAACTAAACTATTCCCGCAATTTCTTCTCGAAACACCAGGTTGATTTCCTGTTAGGGGGTGAGGTGAGGGAGAAGCGTACGGGCTTTAATATCGGTCGCTTGTATGGTTATAATGACGTGGGGCCGGATTTTTCGGTTGAGCGCCCGGATGTATCCGTTCCGAGTTATTACTTATTACAGGGGAACTCTTACAGGCTACCAGACCGTGTAGGAGGTCAATCAAGGGTTACGCGATTCGTTTCTGCTTATTTGAATGGCTCTTACAACTATGATTCCACCTATATACTGACCGGAAGTTTGAGGCGGGATGCCTCCAACGTATTCGGCGTTAGCGCTAACAGTAAATGGGAACCACTGTGGTCTCTGGGTTTAGGTTGGATTGTATCTAACGAGAAGTTCTTCAACGTTCCGTGGATATCTACCTTAAAGTTGCGTATCGCCAATGGGCGTAGCGGGAACGCTAATACGGATATCGCTGGCATTGTAACTATTGAGGATGCAGCCACTAATCCTTTATCCGGTTTGCCCGCCGTGCGGATAAAAGACGTTCCAAATCCGGATCTGAGTTGGGAGGTGGTCCGTACGAGTAATGTGGGAGTCGACTTTGCGATCAGAAACAACAGGATAAGCGGAAGCGCGGAATATTATGTAAAAAAGTCGGAGGATTTAATAATCAGCGCACCGATGAACTATACGACCGGATTTTCATTGTTGCCACGAAACAGCGCCGCTTTTGACGCGAATGGTTTGGATATTGGTGTAAATGTGCTGGCTATAAAGAAACCGTTTGAATGGGCTACAGCTTTAACGTTCACGTATAATGAAACAAAGCTTACCGAATATGACAAGACTGTAAAAAATAACAGTTCTTACATTGGAGTTGGTAGTCTAAATCCGCAGGATGACCAAATAATTTATGGCATAGTAAGCTACAAGTGGGCTGGTCTGGACCCTGTTACCGGCGATCCCAGAGGCTACCTTGATGGTGTGCCAAGTAATAATTATGTTGCTATGGGGGCTAGTAAAGACAGGACGAACTTAGTATTTCACGGTACCGCAAGGCCTCGCATGTTTGGCAATGTACGGAACACGTTCTCTTACAAAAAGCTATCGCTGTCAATAAATATTACTTATGAACTAAAGTATTTCTTCAGAAATCCATACTTGTTAAATTATAATGCTCTTTTTGAATTGTGGAATCAGGTTGGCTACAATGATTATCTGAATCGATGGAATAGGCCCGGAGATGAGCTGAAAACGAATGCGCCGTCAATGATTTATCCTGCAAATGGTTTTCGCGATAACTTTTACTCAACGTCTTCCGTAAATATCGAACGGGGG